In a genomic window of Ranitomeya imitator isolate aRanImi1 chromosome 5, aRanImi1.pri, whole genome shotgun sequence:
- the LOC138638569 gene encoding C-C motif chemokine 20-like, protein MLSRRKNMSVSLALTLILVAASPVFAMYDCCKNHTEKQFKVSQVGMFERYYLQESSGYCDIDAIIFTVNFRPCGQPKIISLCSNPKQSWVKKMISAVDKQAKKTKKQQQKKRQKLCKHMKKKYA, encoded by the exons ATGCTCTCACGCAGGAAAAACATGTCTGTGTCGCTTGCTCTCACACTAATACTTGTGGctgcttcaccag TGTTTGCGATGTATGACTGCTGCAAGAATCATACGGAAAAACAATTCAAGGTTTCACAAGTGGGAATGTTTGAACGCTACTATCTCCAGGAGTCTTCAGGGTACTGTGATATTGACGCTATTAT TTTTACAGTAAATTTCAGACCATGTGGACAACCGAAAATAATCAGCTTGTGCAGTAACCCGAAACAGAGCTGGGTTAAGAAAATGATATCTGCTGT GGACAAACAGGCAAAGAAAACTAAAAAGCAGCAACAAAAGAAACGTCAGAAGCTATGCAAGCACATGAAGAAAAAATATGCATAA